The following proteins are co-located in the Castanea sativa cultivar Marrone di Chiusa Pesio chromosome 8, ASM4071231v1 genome:
- the LOC142608099 gene encoding uncharacterized protein LOC142608099 yields the protein MMSPNSSSTQPSTSKDSASHNFVSRLIFVLLSFFVIITLVIYIAWLILKPLPPDFEVDSFTVSNFTVSGSQIRGKYDIQVTVRNPNKKLDFNVEIFDIRVNYRRTRLSQKSEALRSLFLEKSNQTSVKAELDSNLSRYVRKNDLENLGQDLSGGVICFDVRMPVTTSYTYGNWPRMERSMLVYCQNLKVTFSSSKLVGKLIDGREDCLVLSD from the coding sequence ATGATGTCCCCTAACAGCTCTTCAACTCAGCCCTCAACCTCCAAGGATTCTGCTTCTCACAACTTCGTTAGCCGTTTGATCTTTGTGCTGCTTTCTTTTTTCGTCATAATTACCCTTGTGATCTACATCGCATGGCTTATTCTTAAACCACTACCTCCGGACTTTGAAGTCGACTCTTTCACCGTTTCAAATTTCACTGTTTCCGGCTCACAAATAAGGGGTAAATATGATATCCAAGTCACTGTGAGAAACCCCAACAAGAAACTAGACTTTAATGTCGAAATTTTCGATATCCGTGTGAATTATAGGAGAACCCGTCTTTCTCAGAAATCAGAGGCACTTCGGAGTCTGTTTCTGGAGAAGTCGAATCAAACTAGTGTTAAGGCCGAGTTGGACTCGAATTTGAGTCGTTATGTGAGGAAAAATGACTTGGAGAACTTGGGTCAAGATTTAAGCGGGGGTGTGATTTGTTTTGACGTGAGGATGCCTGTTACAACATCATATACTTATGGAAATTGGCCTAGAATGGAAAGATCAATGCTCGTTTATTGCCAGAATCTGAAGGTTACATTCTCGTCTTCTAAGTTGGTTGGGAAGCTCATAGATGGAAGAGAGGATTGCTTAGTACTTTCTGACTAA
- the LOC142606798 gene encoding uncharacterized protein LOC142606798: MGLNSKRSKKAQDIDSDFDDFDEDMDNGNVTLGHEEEEEEADYEDEDGEGDEGEANNGDEEMEQLEEEYKNLKHQEIDIFNDLKRHKDEDLLKGQAVKNQKALWDKALELRLLVQKAFLSANRLPQEPVRSLFCNSDEGVNTAYLDLITSSKNTLDSLLELQEALLEKNPSVAESSDGKSERSSKHSEASKNSNVEGDEDWSRVSQLHLRIASFRDKSIDKWQRKTEVATGAAAIKGKLHAFNQNISEQVADYMRDPSRMLKQMQLRRSTVSVFGTDPDRENSAKGEEVQADGDPELLDDSEFYTQLLKEFLETNDPKSSDFYALKRLQTKKRKIVDRRASKSRKIRYNVHEKIVNFMAPQTMDLPPMAPKLFENLFGLKTQKPASVV; this comes from the exons ATGGGTTTAAATTCGAAGCGGTCGAAAAAAGCGCAAGACATCGACAGCGATTTCGATGATTTTGATGAAGACATGGACAACGGGAATGTAACt TTGGggcatgaagaagaagaagaagaagctgattatgaagatgaagatggagAGGGAGATGAAGGAGAAGCTAACAATGGAGATGAGGAGATGGAACAGCTAGAAGAAGAGTATAAGAATCTTAAGCACCAGGAAAT AgatatttttaatgatttgaaGCGTCATAAGGATGAAGATCTTCTTAAGGGTCAGGCAGTGAAGAATCAAAAG GCTCTTTGGGACAAAGCTCTGGAGCTCAGATTGTTAGTTCAGAAGGCATTCTTAAGTGCAAATAGATTACCCCAG GAGCCAGTTAGGTCTTTATTCTGTAATTCAGATGAGGGTGTCAATACGGCATATTTGGACCTCATTACCTCATCTAAGAATACTTTAGATTCCCTATTGGAACTACAAGAG GCTTTGCTTGAGAAGAATCCTTCTGTTGCTGAATCCTCAGATG GTAAGTCTGAAAGATCATCCAAGCATTCAGAAGCTTCTAAGAACTCGAATGTTGAAGGTGATGAAGATTGGTCAAGGGTTTCTCAATTGCATTTGAG AATAGCTTCCTTCAGAGACAAATCAATAGACAAATGGCAGAGGAAGACAGAGGTGGCAACTGGTGCAGCTGCTATTAAAGGAAAATTGCATGCTTTTAATCAG AATATTAGTGAGCAAGTTGCTGATTATATGAGAGATCCAAGTAGAATGCTCAAGCAGATGCAACTGAGGAGATCAACAGTCAGTGTATTTGGAACT GATCCTGACAGGGAGAATAGCGCTAAGGGAGAG gaagtacaagctgatGGTGATCCAGAACTTTTGGATGACTCCGAATTTTACACGCAATTACTGAAGGAATTCTTAGAGACGAATGACCCAAAATCATCTG ATTTTTATGCCTTGAAAAGGTTGCAAACTAAGAAGAGAAAGATTGTTGATCGGCGTGCCTCAAAGAGTCGCAAGATAAG GTATAATGTTCATGAAAAGATTGTCAATTTCATGGCTCCTCAGACTATGGATCTTCCTCCTATGGCTCCTAAATTATTTGAGAATTTGTTTGGGTTGAAGACCCAAAAACCAGCTTCTGTTGTCTAG